One stretch of Gemmatimonadota bacterium DNA includes these proteins:
- a CDS encoding SDR family NAD(P)-dependent oxidoreductase gives MSSKVAIVTGAGSGIGKYTTLAFLDAGYSVTLAGRREDPLKATVSEAGVDDSKTLVVPTDVGDPASVENLFARTKEKFGRLDVLFNNAGVGAPGVNLEDLTFEQWQTVVNTNLTGVFLCTQEAFKIMKDQTPRGGRIINNGSISAHVPRPNSAPYTATKHAVSGLTKSASLDGRKYDIACGQIDIGNAATDMTERMKRGVPQANGSTLVEPTMDVRGVAQAVLNMASLPLDANVQFMTIMATKMPYIGRG, from the coding sequence ATGAGTAGCAAAGTTGCAATTGTCACTGGCGCGGGTAGCGGGATTGGGAAATATACCACGCTTGCCTTTTTGGATGCGGGATATTCTGTGACTCTGGCAGGACGACGGGAAGATCCCTTAAAAGCCACGGTAAGTGAAGCGGGTGTAGATGATTCAAAAACGCTTGTTGTGCCGACAGATGTTGGCGATCCAGCGTCTGTGGAAAATCTTTTTGCACGGACAAAAGAGAAATTTGGACGCCTGGATGTGCTTTTCAACAATGCGGGTGTGGGCGCACCCGGCGTCAATCTCGAGGATTTGACTTTTGAGCAATGGCAAACGGTCGTCAATACCAATTTAACGGGTGTTTTTCTGTGTACTCAGGAGGCATTTAAGATTATGAAAGACCAGACGCCCCGGGGCGGGAGGATCATTAATAATGGATCGATATCGGCGCATGTCCCCCGTCCAAATTCTGCGCCTTATACGGCGACCAAACACGCGGTGTCCGGTTTGACCAAATCCGCCTCGCTCGATGGGCGGAAATACGATATCGCCTGTGGGCAAATCGATATTGGCAATGCAGCGACCGATATGACCGAGCGCATGAAAAGAGGGGTTCCGCAAGCCAATGGATCTACTCTGGTAGAGCCTACGATGGATGTCAGGGGCGTCGCGCAAGCCGTGCTCAATATGGCGAGCCTTCCCTTAGATGCAAATGTTCAATTTATGACGATTATGGCGACCAAGATGCCTTATATTGGTCGCGGGTAA
- a CDS encoding DUF5916 domain-containing protein: MIRACLLGLICIAICARPAESDDTAGIVKEITGDLAYVSGLNGAASLGSQLQMDNGSTLQVIKKLDDDVLVARVVEENGSPVKVADRIRVVTTQTSDDAPRAVYATRVDKGPKMDGRLDDPAWQNAKPIEGFVQRDPGYWVPSTERTTARIVYDQRKIYFGFECFDSEPHKIVANNMRRDSQLWGDDNVQILLDTYNDRQTGAFFFVNSLGAKRDLILSREGRTYNDDWDCIWEAKGHRDDKGWSVEVAIPFDQLRFKDEDDAVWGINLARFIARKTESTALMIGQRSTSPTQRYRTTDLAELRGLKSLKTRRVFQIKPYVLPGAVRDLQAEDPSVQETFESGVDLRYGLTPNMILDLSYNTDFAQVEGDQEEVNLTQFSQFFPEKREFFLEGSTLFDFGEAATRRGGDSRPPTILFYSRRIGLESGEPVPILLGSKLAGKAGKTSIGALNVLTDSKTLQDDTFVQRSNFSVLRLKHDVMARSNIGAIVVNKQTPIPGSGWDQYNRAAGLDFSFSPSNALNFQGFYAKTWDSAEDAPTGAAGFLQATYSGGIYSSTLKYVDIGEHFLPKAGFVNRRAGLQRLRRYEAQFRARIPANTNLIRYISTGPRFRLFTDPSDPINKIKFWDLQVSTYTRFNAGDWYRVEFARTHDVVERTFKPSKKRPDIIIPHGTYNFTKFRTGPYPSRSRKVRPEFDIEIGNYYTGKRYKLSLENTFTPSGKLSLETDYEVNWLRLPQGNFNIQILSNRLIYSFSTDFYVKLFAQWNNDREQASVNVLLNYRFRPGSDIYFVYDQGFDVTYGHNLDDRDPLREWGERNRAVLIKVSYMLGM, from the coding sequence ATGATCAGAGCGTGCTTGCTTGGGCTTATCTGTATAGCGATTTGCGCGCGACCGGCTGAAAGTGATGATACAGCCGGTATAGTAAAAGAAATCACGGGCGATCTCGCTTATGTATCTGGACTCAACGGAGCGGCATCCCTGGGCAGCCAATTGCAGATGGACAATGGGTCAACGCTTCAGGTCATCAAAAAACTCGACGACGACGTACTCGTAGCTCGCGTAGTCGAAGAAAACGGCTCACCCGTAAAGGTAGCGGATCGCATTCGCGTTGTCACCACGCAGACTTCTGACGATGCACCGCGCGCTGTTTACGCCACCCGCGTCGATAAAGGTCCCAAAATGGACGGACGTTTGGACGACCCTGCGTGGCAAAATGCAAAACCCATCGAGGGATTTGTCCAGCGCGACCCGGGCTACTGGGTACCGAGCACCGAACGCACAACAGCCCGTATCGTTTACGACCAGAGAAAAATCTATTTTGGATTTGAATGTTTTGATTCTGAGCCACACAAAATCGTGGCAAATAACATGCGGCGCGATTCGCAATTGTGGGGCGATGACAATGTACAAATTCTTCTGGACACTTATAACGACCGTCAGACCGGCGCATTCTTCTTCGTCAACTCCCTGGGCGCAAAGCGCGATCTGATCCTATCGCGGGAAGGCCGCACCTACAACGACGATTGGGATTGTATCTGGGAAGCCAAAGGCCACCGGGACGATAAAGGGTGGTCGGTTGAGGTGGCGATACCATTTGATCAACTGAGATTTAAGGACGAAGATGATGCGGTATGGGGCATTAACCTGGCGCGATTTATCGCCCGCAAAACCGAATCGACAGCACTGATGATCGGACAAAGATCGACATCACCAACGCAGCGCTATCGCACCACAGACCTCGCAGAACTCAGAGGACTAAAATCCTTAAAAACCCGCCGCGTATTTCAGATTAAACCCTATGTATTGCCCGGTGCTGTAAGAGATTTGCAGGCAGAAGACCCATCTGTACAAGAAACTTTTGAATCCGGTGTAGATCTGCGGTATGGCCTCACGCCCAACATGATACTGGACCTGTCTTACAATACCGATTTTGCCCAGGTTGAAGGAGATCAGGAGGAAGTAAACCTGACGCAATTCTCGCAATTCTTCCCCGAAAAGCGCGAATTCTTCCTGGAGGGATCCACCCTCTTTGATTTTGGCGAAGCCGCCACGAGACGCGGAGGGGACAGCCGCCCGCCCACGATCTTGTTTTACAGCCGCCGAATCGGCCTGGAATCGGGGGAACCCGTACCCATTCTCCTGGGCAGCAAACTGGCGGGCAAAGCCGGCAAGACGAGCATTGGTGCATTGAATGTATTGACGGATTCCAAAACGCTTCAGGATGATACATTTGTTCAACGCAGCAATTTCTCGGTCTTGCGCCTGAAACACGACGTGATGGCGCGGTCAAATATCGGTGCGATTGTTGTGAACAAACAAACCCCTATTCCTGGCTCAGGTTGGGACCAGTACAACCGCGCTGCCGGGCTTGATTTCAGTTTTTCGCCATCCAATGCCCTCAATTTTCAGGGATTTTACGCGAAAACCTGGGATTCTGCTGAAGATGCGCCGACAGGGGCCGCGGGATTTTTACAGGCCACCTATTCGGGGGGTATTTATTCCAGCACGCTAAAATACGTCGATATTGGAGAGCATTTTCTACCCAAAGCCGGATTTGTCAACCGCCGCGCTGGGTTGCAGAGGCTTCGGCGATACGAGGCACAATTCAGAGCGCGCATACCCGCCAACACGAATCTCATTCGCTATATATCCACGGGACCGAGGTTTCGGCTCTTTACAGATCCCAGTGACCCAATAAATAAAATCAAATTCTGGGATTTGCAGGTATCTACTTACACGCGGTTCAACGCTGGAGACTGGTATCGGGTAGAATTTGCGAGAACACACGACGTGGTCGAGCGCACGTTCAAGCCATCCAAAAAACGACCAGATATAATTATTCCACACGGCACATACAATTTTACGAAATTCAGAACCGGTCCCTATCCGAGTCGCTCGCGAAAAGTCCGCCCCGAATTCGACATTGAAATCGGCAACTATTACACGGGCAAGCGATATAAACTTTCACTCGAAAATACCTTCACGCCTTCTGGAAAACTTTCGCTTGAAACCGACTACGAAGTCAACTGGCTGCGCTTACCCCAGGGCAACTTCAATATTCAGATATTGAGCAACCGCTTGATCTATTCATTTTCCACGGACTTTTATGTCAAACTATTCGCCCAGTGGAATAATGACCGAGAACAGGCCAGCGTAAACGTATTGCTGAATTACCGCTTCCGCCCCGGCAGCGATATCTACTTTGTTTATGACCAGGGCTTTGACGTCACTTACGGCCATAACCTGGATGACCGGGATCCCCTGCGCGAATGGGGCGAAAGAAACCGGGCCGTTCTCATAAAAGTCTCATACATGCTGGGGATGTAA
- a CDS encoding HEAT repeat domain-containing protein — protein sequence MADPMRLLNDEEVQRFIVDGCMTVHADYPPSFHANIYDQIETVFEKEGNPGNNILPRIPQIGQVFEHPNVKGALTSLLGPGYILNPHRHCHLNPPGRNGQQWHKDCYVYDHNLRHPKFYWLLAFYFPQDTTEDMGPSGVLPGMQIYKTISDVDPAQTKEKARAFCGPAGTVALIHFDSWHRATENISTKKRYMLKFQFARTQEPQKPTWNHQSRVWSPGIEDRHPAISEDVWNWMCGNTQKERETPDSNLKNSIRVLKNGPECERLDAAYKLAEFGAEAVPELIAAMREETLATIEETEAKTPDNAHGTNPTSGCAALSLASIGKPAVPALTKTLSDHHWWIRAVAANVLGRMGSNAVASAPALRTAMKDNHWWVRRNAIEALGAIGNFSSDLRSDLTEALGDEDYRVRRNAALTLAKFGESGDIAVEALATMLEDENRYNRFYAAYLLKQIGTPAARDILFHTLFNSRWCPITTKDNMY from the coding sequence ATGGCAGATCCAATGCGGTTATTGAATGATGAAGAGGTACAGCGATTTATCGTGGATGGATGCATGACAGTCCACGCGGATTATCCGCCCTCATTCCACGCGAATATCTACGATCAGATCGAGACCGTCTTTGAAAAAGAGGGCAACCCCGGCAATAACATATTGCCCCGGATACCGCAGATCGGGCAGGTATTTGAACACCCCAACGTAAAAGGGGCACTGACCAGCTTACTGGGACCGGGATACATCTTGAACCCCCATCGACATTGTCACCTGAATCCCCCGGGGCGAAACGGACAGCAATGGCACAAAGACTGCTATGTCTATGATCACAATTTGCGACACCCGAAATTCTACTGGCTGCTCGCTTTTTATTTTCCACAGGACACAACTGAGGACATGGGACCTTCGGGTGTATTGCCCGGCATGCAAATCTATAAAACCATCAGCGATGTAGATCCCGCACAAACAAAAGAAAAAGCTCGCGCATTTTGTGGGCCTGCGGGCACTGTAGCACTAATTCACTTCGACTCCTGGCACCGCGCAACCGAGAATATAAGCACCAAAAAACGATACATGCTGAAATTCCAATTTGCCCGCACACAGGAACCGCAAAAACCCACATGGAATCATCAGAGCCGCGTGTGGTCCCCCGGCATTGAAGATCGGCATCCAGCCATATCAGAAGACGTATGGAACTGGATGTGTGGAAACACGCAAAAAGAACGCGAGACACCAGATAGCAATCTAAAAAATTCAATTCGCGTCCTGAAGAATGGACCGGAATGTGAACGACTGGACGCGGCGTATAAACTCGCTGAATTTGGCGCAGAAGCCGTACCTGAACTCATCGCCGCCATGCGAGAAGAAACACTCGCAACAATTGAGGAAACAGAAGCCAAAACACCGGACAATGCCCATGGAACAAATCCCACGAGCGGATGCGCGGCTCTATCCCTCGCATCCATCGGAAAACCCGCAGTCCCCGCCCTCACAAAAACATTATCAGACCATCACTGGTGGATACGAGCGGTTGCAGCCAATGTATTGGGACGTATGGGATCAAACGCGGTTGCATCTGCGCCCGCTTTAAGAACGGCGATGAAAGACAATCACTGGTGGGTGCGCCGCAATGCAATCGAAGCCCTGGGCGCAATCGGTAATTTCTCCTCAGATCTACGCTCTGATCTGACAGAAGCACTTGGCGATGAAGACTATCGCGTGCGCCGCAACGCAGCCCTCACCCTCGCAAAATTTGGGGAATCGGGCGATATTGCAGTTGAAGCACTGGCGACAATGCTCGAAGACGAAAATCGCTACAACCGCTTTTACGCCGCATATCTGCTAAAACAAATCGGCACACCTGCTGCACGGGATATATTGTTCCACACCCTATTCAATTCTCGCTGGTGTCCAATCACGACAAAAGACAATATGTACTGA
- a CDS encoding sugar phosphate isomerase/epimerase yields MKLGVITDGISRDFEHALNVMAEYGLRYPELQFVWDREVGDHDAGQVARMKTLLNQHAMEVSCISRHNFGGLPVLQTEIGDPVFEDHVSGLRRCIELAKTLGTNIVRIMSCKKEMILFGYNGAEDWIVTAGAWDKLVKLMVVPVQIAEEEGMTLVVETGNNAMITSGFLARKLIDELGSSHLKLLWDIPNTMYCTDIPFPDAYNEIRDYIGHIHIKDAKADISRATVGFYPLGEGDVGPYLEPIANALKRDGYAGAISYESVYRPKGGTFEDGFRASVAKFVEIFS; encoded by the coding sequence GTGAAACTCGGTGTAATTACAGATGGAATCAGCAGGGATTTTGAACACGCGTTGAATGTCATGGCGGAATACGGACTGAGATATCCCGAACTCCAGTTTGTATGGGATCGAGAAGTGGGGGATCACGACGCCGGGCAAGTGGCGCGTATGAAGACACTACTCAATCAGCACGCCATGGAAGTCTCATGCATCTCGCGGCACAACTTTGGCGGCCTGCCCGTATTGCAGACCGAAATAGGAGATCCCGTATTTGAGGATCATGTATCGGGATTGCGGCGGTGTATTGAACTTGCAAAAACCCTCGGGACAAATATTGTCAGAATTATGAGTTGCAAAAAAGAAATGATCCTATTTGGGTACAACGGCGCAGAAGATTGGATTGTCACCGCTGGTGCATGGGATAAACTGGTGAAACTGATGGTTGTACCCGTCCAAATAGCCGAAGAAGAAGGTATGACACTCGTCGTTGAAACGGGCAATAATGCCATGATAACATCGGGCTTTCTGGCGCGAAAATTGATCGACGAATTGGGTAGCTCCCACCTCAAACTCCTGTGGGATATTCCCAACACAATGTACTGTACAGATATCCCCTTTCCCGATGCCTACAATGAAATTCGCGATTACATCGGCCATATCCACATTAAAGACGCAAAAGCCGATATATCGCGTGCGACCGTTGGATTCTATCCCCTGGGCGAAGGCGATGTGGGGCCCTACCTGGAACCCATTGCAAACGCGCTCAAACGCGATGGATATGCGGGCGCAATCTCTTACGAAAGCGTCTATCGCCCCAAAGGCGGCACCTTTGAAGACGGATTCAGGGCGAGCGTTGCGAAATTTGTGGAAATTTTCAGTTGA
- a CDS encoding NAD(P)-dependent oxidoreductase: MARVGLIGVGDMGSGMAANILKNGHELVVYDLRPEQLKPFVEQGAYAAKNAGEVGERSDFVFVMVMNGDQIKAILNNGLLNSMKPGSTFICTATILRSELVEIAQCLEERDIRIIDAPVSGGAPGAAAGTLTMMVAAQRDIFEDATEVLNAVGENIYHVGEEIGAGQTVKACLAVLTGVTYAGIFETLSLGVKAGVKAETLYEVINTSVVGSFLFRDTTQNILERNFVGQSRIGTMYKDLGIAKTLGRECGVPLFTLSSAAEWFQAGISVNPEEANWAIIKIFENMLDIEVKKR, translated from the coding sequence ATGGCGCGTGTTGGGTTGATCGGTGTCGGAGATATGGGCAGCGGGATGGCTGCGAACATCTTGAAGAACGGACATGAGCTTGTCGTATATGATTTGCGCCCCGAACAATTGAAACCATTTGTCGAGCAGGGAGCTTATGCAGCCAAAAATGCAGGTGAAGTGGGCGAGCGCTCAGACTTTGTGTTCGTCATGGTCATGAACGGCGATCAAATTAAAGCAATCTTAAACAATGGCTTGTTGAACAGCATGAAACCAGGATCGACATTTATCTGTACCGCAACCATATTGCGGTCGGAATTGGTCGAAATCGCGCAATGCCTGGAAGAAAGAGATATTCGCATCATAGACGCCCCGGTAAGCGGTGGCGCACCCGGCGCAGCGGCTGGCACACTGACAATGATGGTAGCAGCACAGCGAGATATTTTTGAGGACGCGACAGAAGTTCTCAACGCAGTCGGAGAAAATATCTACCACGTCGGCGAAGAAATCGGAGCCGGACAAACCGTGAAAGCGTGTCTGGCTGTCTTGACAGGCGTAACCTATGCGGGCATCTTCGAAACCCTATCACTGGGCGTAAAAGCCGGTGTAAAAGCCGAAACCCTCTACGAAGTCATCAACACGAGTGTGGTCGGCAGCTTCTTATTTCGGGACACAACGCAAAACATCCTGGAACGAAATTTTGTCGGCCAAAGCCGCATTGGCACGATGTACAAAGACCTCGGAATCGCAAAAACACTGGGACGCGAATGTGGCGTGCCCCTGTTCACACTCTCATCGGCTGCGGAGTGGTTTCAAGCAGGCATCAGCGTAAACCCCGAAGAAGCGAACTGGGCCATCATCAAAATTTTTGAAAATATGCTGGATATTGAAGTAAAAAAGCGGTGA